The Equus quagga isolate Etosha38 chromosome 10, UCLA_HA_Equagga_1.0, whole genome shotgun sequence genome includes a region encoding these proteins:
- the GPKOW gene encoding G-patch domain and KOW motifs-containing protein isoform X2 yields MADAEEGVLRPAGASTAPISFVFSRTSARRRLADPGDGAGAPPEEKDFLKTVEGRELQSVKPSEAPKELVIPLIQNGHRRQPLTQAPGPSTDTEALADGMLSQAVKELIEESKKSLEERENAGVDPTLAIPMIQKGCTPSGEGADSEPWAETVPEEADYEAVPVEAYGLALLRGMGWKPGEGIGRTFNQVVKPRVNSLRPKGLGLGANLTEVQALAPAGSHRLPRPDEEQEKDKEDQPQGLVPGGAVVVRSGPHRGLYGKVEGLDPDNVRAMVRLAVGSRVVTLSEYYLQPVSQQEFDKNSMELSQRNRSSPGQQNGTASSWKALRDQDLHIRQEDSERKRKHLPDRQDGPAAKSEKAAPRSQHWLHRDLRVRFVDKLHKGGQYYNTKMTIEDVLSPSTCVCRTDEGQVLEGLREDMLETLVPKVEGNRVMVVLGPQAGRVGRLLGRDGERSRALVQLRRENRLVELHYDAVCQYVGPSDSEED; encoded by the exons ATGGCGGATGCCGAAGAAGGAGTTTTGCGGCCGGCGGGAGCCTCCACTGCCCCAATTTCATTCGTCTTCAGTCGCACATCCGCCCGGAGACGGCTGGCGGACCCAGGAGATGGCGCAGGTGCACCTCCGGAGGAGAAAGATTTCTTGAAGActgtggaagggagggagctGCAGAG TGTGAAGCCCTCAGAAGCCCCCAAGGAGCTCGTCATCCCTTTAATCCAGAATGGCCATCGCAGGCAGCCACTGACACAGGCCCCTGGGCCATCCACAGATACTGAGGCCTTGGCGGATGGGATGCTGTCCCAGGCTGTGAAGGAGCTCATTGAGG AATCCAAGAAGtctctggaggagagagaaaatgcgGGTGTGGACCCCACGCTTGCTATCCCCATGATCCAGAAAGGATGCACCCCTAGCGGGGAAGGGGCAgacagcgaaccctgggctgagACG GTGCCAGAGGAGGCTGATTACGAGGCAGTCCCTGTGGAGGCCTATGGGCTGGCCCTGCTGCGGGGCATGGGCTGGAAACCTGGTGAGGGCATCGGCCGCACCTTCAATCA AGTGGTGAAGCCCCGTGTCAACTCCCTGAGGCCCAAGGGGTTAGGACTGGGCGCCAACCTGACTGAGGTCCAGGCTCTGGCCCCCGCTGGCTCCCACCGCCTGCCCAGGCCAGATGAGGAGCAAGAGAAGGATAAGGAAGACCAGCCCCAAGGACTGGTGCCTGGAGGAGCTGTGGTGGTTCGTTCTGGCCCTCACCGAGGCCTCTATGGGAAG GTAGAAGGCCTTGATCCTGACAACGTACGGGCCATGGTTCGTCTGGCCGTGGGGAGCCGCGTGGTGACTCTCAGCGAGTACTACCTGCAGCCTGTCTCCCAGCAGGAGTTTGACAAGAACTCCATGGAGCTCA GCCAGAGGAACAGAAGTTCCCCAGGGCAACAGAACGGAACAGCCTCATCGTGGAAGGCCCTCCGGGATCAGGACCTCCACATCCGGCAGGAGGACTCAGAGAGGAAGCGGAAACACCTTCCAGACCG ACAGGATGGGCCTGCAGCCAAGAGTGAGAAGGCAGCCCCCAGGAGTCAGCACTGGTTGCACAGGGACCTGCGTGTGCGGTTTGTGGACAAGCTGCACAAGGGTGGCCAGTATTACAACACCAAG ATGACAATTGAAGATGTTCTGAGCCCAAGTACCTGTGTGTGTCGGACAGATGAAGGCCAGGTCTTGGAAG GCCTGAGGGAAGACATGCTGGAAACCCTGGTCCCCAAGGTCGAAGGCAACCGGGTGATGGTGGTGCTGGGGCCACAGGCTGGAAGG GTGGGCCGTCTGCTGGGCCGAGATGGAGAGCGGAGCCGGGCTCTCGTGCAGCTGCGGAGAGAGAATCGGCTGGTGGAGCTTCACTATGATGCTGTCTGCCAGTACGTGGGCCCCAGTGACTCAGAGGAAGACTGA
- the GPKOW gene encoding G-patch domain and KOW motifs-containing protein isoform X1 — protein MDCTFTERLLRAKLCWRLQNSLLDLGSSSASACLVVRAQTEPLASLGLDLPFSRAESLHSLGGKRSAARVPGGGRRRPRQSEAQRSHGPHGQASLPAASVKPSEAPKELVIPLIQNGHRRQPLTQAPGPSTDTEALADGMLSQAVKELIEESKKSLEERENAGVDPTLAIPMIQKGCTPSGEGADSEPWAETVPEEADYEAVPVEAYGLALLRGMGWKPGEGIGRTFNQVVKPRVNSLRPKGLGLGANLTEVQALAPAGSHRLPRPDEEQEKDKEDQPQGLVPGGAVVVRSGPHRGLYGKVEGLDPDNVRAMVRLAVGSRVVTLSEYYLQPVSQQEFDKNSMELSQRNRSSPGQQNGTASSWKALRDQDLHIRQEDSERKRKHLPDRQDGPAAKSEKAAPRSQHWLHRDLRVRFVDKLHKGGQYYNTKMTIEDVLSPSTCVCRTDEGQVLEGLREDMLETLVPKVEGNRVMVVLGPQAGRVGRLLGRDGERSRALVQLRRENRLVELHYDAVCQYVGPSDSEED, from the exons ATGGACTGCACGTTTACTGAGCGCCTACTACGTGCAAAGCTCTGTTGGAGGCTGCAGAATTCCCTGCTAGACTTGGGCTCCAGTTCCGCCTCCGCGTGTTTAGTTGTCAGAGCTCAAACGGAGCCcttagcttctctgggcctcgaCCTCCCCTTCTCACGCGCGGAGTCCCTACATTCCCTGGGTGGCAAGAGAAGCGCAGCCAGGGTCCCCGGAGGAGGGAGGCGGCGCCCGAGGCAGAGCGAGGCCCAGCGCTCGCATGGCCCGCATGGCCAGGCCTCCTTGCCGGCCGCCAG TGTGAAGCCCTCAGAAGCCCCCAAGGAGCTCGTCATCCCTTTAATCCAGAATGGCCATCGCAGGCAGCCACTGACACAGGCCCCTGGGCCATCCACAGATACTGAGGCCTTGGCGGATGGGATGCTGTCCCAGGCTGTGAAGGAGCTCATTGAGG AATCCAAGAAGtctctggaggagagagaaaatgcgGGTGTGGACCCCACGCTTGCTATCCCCATGATCCAGAAAGGATGCACCCCTAGCGGGGAAGGGGCAgacagcgaaccctgggctgagACG GTGCCAGAGGAGGCTGATTACGAGGCAGTCCCTGTGGAGGCCTATGGGCTGGCCCTGCTGCGGGGCATGGGCTGGAAACCTGGTGAGGGCATCGGCCGCACCTTCAATCA AGTGGTGAAGCCCCGTGTCAACTCCCTGAGGCCCAAGGGGTTAGGACTGGGCGCCAACCTGACTGAGGTCCAGGCTCTGGCCCCCGCTGGCTCCCACCGCCTGCCCAGGCCAGATGAGGAGCAAGAGAAGGATAAGGAAGACCAGCCCCAAGGACTGGTGCCTGGAGGAGCTGTGGTGGTTCGTTCTGGCCCTCACCGAGGCCTCTATGGGAAG GTAGAAGGCCTTGATCCTGACAACGTACGGGCCATGGTTCGTCTGGCCGTGGGGAGCCGCGTGGTGACTCTCAGCGAGTACTACCTGCAGCCTGTCTCCCAGCAGGAGTTTGACAAGAACTCCATGGAGCTCA GCCAGAGGAACAGAAGTTCCCCAGGGCAACAGAACGGAACAGCCTCATCGTGGAAGGCCCTCCGGGATCAGGACCTCCACATCCGGCAGGAGGACTCAGAGAGGAAGCGGAAACACCTTCCAGACCG ACAGGATGGGCCTGCAGCCAAGAGTGAGAAGGCAGCCCCCAGGAGTCAGCACTGGTTGCACAGGGACCTGCGTGTGCGGTTTGTGGACAAGCTGCACAAGGGTGGCCAGTATTACAACACCAAG ATGACAATTGAAGATGTTCTGAGCCCAAGTACCTGTGTGTGTCGGACAGATGAAGGCCAGGTCTTGGAAG GCCTGAGGGAAGACATGCTGGAAACCCTGGTCCCCAAGGTCGAAGGCAACCGGGTGATGGTGGTGCTGGGGCCACAGGCTGGAAGG GTGGGCCGTCTGCTGGGCCGAGATGGAGAGCGGAGCCGGGCTCTCGTGCAGCTGCGGAGAGAGAATCGGCTGGTGGAGCTTCACTATGATGCTGTCTGCCAGTACGTGGGCCCCAGTGACTCAGAGGAAGACTGA